The DNA region TGTCCTCCAGCACGAAGAAATCGTTCTCGCCGGTCCGGACGATGTCGATGCCGGCGATGTGCACGTAGAGGTCGTGCGGCACGCGGAAGGACCGCATCTCCATGCGGTAATGGGCGTTGCGGTAGACGAGGTCGGCCGGGATGATGCCGGCCTTGATGCATTCCTGGGCGCCGTAGATGTCCTTCAGGAACAGGTTGATCGCCGTGACCCGCTGCGTCAGCCCGCGCTCCAAGAAGGCCCATTCCGGCTTGGTGATCACCCGGGGGATGATGTCGAACGGGATCAGCCGCTCGGTCGACTCGTTGTCGCCGTAGACCGCGAAGGTGATGCCGATCCGGCGGAACAGCAGCTCGGCCTGGCTGCGGCGGGTGTTGAAATGCTCGGGCGGCGTGGAGTCGAGCCAAGCCTTGAGCTGGCCGTAGGCGTCGCGGACGGCCGCCGGATCGGCCGCGCCGATCCCGTTCATCTCGTCGAAGGCCGTCACCGCCATCTCGCTCCTCCCGTACGCTCCCGCTCTCGAGGCAAGAGGCGCGCCACCCGTTCATGGCTATATCCGCGGGCGATAACGCTCAAGGCGGCCGGAGGATCAGATCAACTTCAGGCCTTTCAGGCTGGCGTGACCGTTTCGGCCGAGGATCACGTGGTCGTGGACCACGATCTTGAGCGGCGCCAGGACCGCCACGATCTCGCGGGTCATCGCCACGTCGGCCGCGGAGGGGGCCGGGTCACCGGACGGGTGGTTGTGGGCCAGGATGATGGCCGTCGCCGACAGTTCGAGCGCCCGGCGGGCGACCTCGCGCGGGTAGACCGGCGTGTGGTCGACGGTGCCGCGCCCCTGCACCTCGTCGGCGATGAGGTGATTGCGCTTGTCGAGGAACAGGACGCGGAACTCCTCCCGCGGGGCGAACGCCATGGTGGCGCGCAGGTACTCGGCAGCGCGCTCCACGAGCCCAGGAGCGCGCGCTCCCGGATCGCGCCCCGGGCCAGCCGCCGGGCCGCGGCCTCGATCACCTTGAGGTCGGACGCGACCCCGGCGCTCACGCCCTCGACCTCCATCAGCCGCGCCGGCTCGGCGCTGACCACCTCGGCGAAGCTGCCGAACCGGGCGACCAGTGCCTTGGCGAGGGGCTTCACGTCCCGCCGGGGGATTGCCCGGAACAGGACGAGTTCCAGGAGCTCGTAATCGGGCAGCGCGTCGGGCCCGGCGGCCGAGAACTTCTCCCGCAGGCGGTCGCGATGGCCGTGGTAGTGCGGCGTCTCCTTCTCGACCGGGGACGGGGCGGCGGCGCTGTCGGCGAACAGCCCCGCCTCACCGTCGTCCTGCCGTTCGGGCACGGCCGGTCAGGTGGCCGGGTTGACGGGCTGGTGCAGCCCCTTCGGCGAGATCGTGAAGATCTCGACGCCGGTCTCGGTGACGCCGACCGTGTGCTCGAACTGGGCAGAGAGCGAGCGGTCGCGGGTCACGGCGGTCCAGCCGTCGCCCAGGACCTTCACGGCGGGCCGGCCGAGATTGATCATCGGCTCGATCGTGAAGAACTGGCCGGGCTTGAACGGCACGTCGTAGCTGGCCTCGACGTAGTGCAGGATCGTGGGCGCGTCGTGATAGGTGCGCCCGAGGCCGTGGCCGCAGAAGTCGCGCACCACCGAGCAGCGCTCGCCCTCGGCGTAGCTCTGGATCGCCCGACCGATGTCGTTGGTCGAGCCGCCGGGCTTCACGGCGGCGACGCCGCGCATCAGCGCCTCGTAGGTGATCTCGCACAGGCGCTGGGCCTTCCGCGGCACCTCGCCGACATAGGCCATCCGGCTCGAATCACCGTGCCAGCCGTCGAGGATCAGGCAGATATCGAGGTTGACGATGTCGCCCTCGCGCAGCGGCTTGTCGTTGGGGATGCCGTGGCAGACCACGTGGTTGATCGAGGTGCAGATCGACTTCGGGTAGCCGCGATAGAGCAGCGAGGCCGGATAGGCGCCGTGATCCATCGCGAAGGTGTAGGCGAGCTTGTCGAGTTCCTCGGTGGTGACGCCGGGCTGCGTCGCCTCCATCAGCAGGTCGAGGGCCTCGGCGGTGAGGCGCCCCGCGCGGCGCATGCCCTCGAATCCCTCGGGACCGTGGATCGGCGGTTCCGGGGCGCGGCGCGCACCCTGCGCACTGGCCTGTTCCTGCTGCATGATCGGGACTTTTTTCGCGGCGGCGTCAATCGGGCTTCGCCCTATGTACGGCGCGGGGCGCGGGAGTCCAAGCCGCATCGGTCACGGGTCGGACGAGGCTTGCGCCGGTCGCGGGGCTGGCGGCATAAGCGGCCGCGAGACGCCCGGGAGCGCGCAGGCAGATTCGCCGCGCGCTCGGTCGCGGGGCAGGCGAGGGCCGGATGGCAGGCAAGGCGGTACCGCACTTCCACAACGAGCCGGGCGTGCCGGTGATCACCGTGGGCGTGAAGGAGTTCA from Methylobacterium sp. NMS14P includes:
- the map gene encoding type I methionyl aminopeptidase: MQQEQASAQGARRAPEPPIHGPEGFEGMRRAGRLTAEALDLLMEATQPGVTTEELDKLAYTFAMDHGAYPASLLYRGYPKSICTSINHVVCHGIPNDKPLREGDIVNLDICLILDGWHGDSSRMAYVGEVPRKAQRLCEITYEALMRGVAAVKPGGSTNDIGRAIQSYAEGERCSVVRDFCGHGLGRTYHDAPTILHYVEASYDVPFKPGQFFTIEPMINLGRPAVKVLGDGWTAVTRDRSLSAQFEHTVGVTETGVEIFTISPKGLHQPVNPAT